ACATAAGCTACACAAATACTATTTTCAGTATAATTTAAAGCACTGTTGCTGACTGAAATGTACACATGTACAGCAACAAAAGAAGGCTATAGCCTGTTAGCTACATCATAAACAAACCCATTACGATTTAGAACTAACACGTGGTTAATCACTTGGCTATCGAAAGACGCAAACAACACACATTCGTTCAGTTCAAACCTGTAATTGTTCATATTCTTGCTCTATTTCTTTCCATTCACTTTGACATCTCTCCAGTGACATTGTACCCGTCTGCGTTCCCGCTGCTCTGCCGCACACTACCGCTAATGGGCGCTGCAGGTATTTAAACCACCTCCTCTTGTTCGCCATCCCCCAATCAGAAGCGAGTATGAGATTCCGTGAACAACATCGCCACGTAGCGAGAGGGAGCGCCTGCAAGCGTTAATATGATTGGTCGAGGGTGGTTGCGCGGTTACCATATACACGAATACTCATGAGAGGACTGAAGAGGAATGTTAgatgtatattttaaatgttaaaatattaacGTGTGGGTAGTTTTGTTCCTCTCAGACGTCTGGTGAGCTTAAAGTGTAGTGGTCAGGACAGTGGAGCTGGTCACAAATGGGATCAGGTAATACTGTGgtatttatttttctattaaTTATTTACCTATTATTAGTTATCCATGAAATGATGGCTATCGTATCTTTAAGCATTGTTATAATTAAATcttgtttagaaaaaaaaatcaaggtGTAAGTGTAAGGTAAAAAGATggcttcatgcggcgctgcaaaaaccgacaagtggatgacgtcaaagttccgcgagagcgatttgaaagcaGACTCCTCTGTACGTTTTCTcgatcgctctcgcggtactttgacgtcattttcatgtcggttcttgtggcgccgcataaacataaaattaagTGGAAGGGGCTGTTGAATATTGTCAAAACACTTTAGTTGCACTTTAGTCAGTCATAATATGTTGTTGTTCTCACTATGCTCCTGCCTTAATTAAATACTGTGTAAAATCCAAAAATCAAATGCAATAACTCCACATCATGTCCATAACATAGTAGTACCCTgcttttttggttaaaaacaaaaaacaaaggtGTTTTGTAGCTTTCTTTGTGATGCTAATTAtgtactattttattttatttgcagcatgccttttttaaagaaaccccGGACTACTGAACCACCTgtaaaacaatgggacaaaaaaGCCCAAAAATGTGGACTGCTCCACACAGTCTATTCAGCCAATGGAGATCGGTACAGAGGCGAATGGTTGGACAATAAGAAACATGGTAAAGTATAGACTTATAACACCCTGACTGATTACAAAATGTAAAGATGTATAGAATCCATCATGAAtggctttagataaaagcatctgccaaatgcattaacgTAAAAACTTTGCAGGCCTTGCGGTTCACACTGGTAGACGATGTATTTTAAGAAGCCTCGAGATAAATATTGCTTCCCCCTGGGAGTTTTAGTGCACATGCCTTTATTTAATTGACTTTGTTATTTAGATCTTTAAGGTGGTGTGAATTACACTTTAGTGTGCTCTCAAGGACAGGCTTGGCAGAATAAGAGTTCGGTTTCATCCATTAAACAAATGTTCTCAAGTATAGCTTTTACTCTGATAAGGAAATGGAATGCAAGTTTGGAAGAAAACAGGAATAATCTATGATGGGGAGTGGAGCTTTGGAAAGCGCCATGGGTACGGAGTGCTCACCAAGTTTCACCGTGAGCAGAAAGAGTATGTGAGGGTGTATGCAGGTGGCTGGCAAAATGACAAGAAAGAGGTAGGTTTGAAAGAGTTCTGGTAAGATAAAGGCCAGATTCAGAATGTAAAATCAATATTGTTCATTTAAAGGGTGTTGGGACGTATTTCTACAGTCCACTGGCTTTCTATGAAGGCCATTGGAGTAAAGATCAGAGAGCTGGATGGGGAAGAATGCAGTATGAAAATGGGGAAGTCTATGAAGGCGAATGGCTGAAGGATAAGCATGATGGACAGGGTGTACTGCTGCTTGGTATTAAACACTTTCATGCAATTTCTCATTACTGTATAGCATTCATTTAGCctcttatttaaatgtataaaacatgGATTTCTACCTTTCTTGATGAAGCAAATGGAAACCGTTACGAGGGCGCGTGGCGGGATGGAAAGAAGAATGGCCACGGCAAGTTCTTCTATCTGGATAGAGGTCAGCTGTACGAAGGCCTTTGGGTCGACGGCGTTGCAAAATCTGGAACACTGTCTGATTTTGGAAGAGAAACAGCACTTAATCCAACTATGTATCCGATTCCCAAGGTAAATGCTATGCATTGATGCAGGATGTCTAGGTAACTTGCATGCTAGTTTGCATGAGCTGATTTACATTTTAACAGTACAACAAAATGCAAATATAACCTCATTGGTTTTGACTATTGTAAAAGCGAGCGGCACAAGTATTATTCCGTTGTTCAGCAGTGTCTAGATGGAGTAGTGTTGTCTTTTTAATGATTGCTTGCTACATAGTGCAAATGCTGGAGCactttgtaaatatatatttttttcatctcTAAGGTTTGCTTAATAGATGCACAGTCTGTACTGATGGAGGCACAATCAAATCTCACTGAGGATGAAGGAAAATCAACAACGGGCACTTTTCCATAAGCTATACGGCTGCTAGACAGTATGTAACAGGACAGTATTTTGTGTCCTGAAATGAAGGGAAACTCTTGATGTTTATTATCCTTTCCATTAATATTAAAAACCTTTTGCACAAATAGCTGTTGGTACATTATGCATCAATTACAATGGAGAAGCTTggatgcaaaagcctctaaatgcCACTTCTGTCACTTCAAATCTGCctaaaggatagttcacccaaaaatgaaaattctgccatcattttctcatcctcatgtttgttttaaacctgtatgagtttcttttttctgatgaacacaaaaaaagatattttgataaattaatgaattccatcatatttgtttttcatactatggaagtcaatggttacaatcagctgtgtgcttaccatgatttatcaaaatatctaattttgtgttcatcagaaaaaagaaattcatacagatttagaacatgaggatgagaaaatgacagaattttcatttttgggtgaactatccctttaattctgGCCTCAGGCCTTTTAGAAATACCAGTGGCAGAATCCATAAAGAGTCTGACAAAAAAAGATGTCAGACACACtcagagggttttgcatctgagctcttcaattaCAATTTCACTTTCACAATACAAAGATAAACAAAATGGTGTATATGTTGGAGTATGGTTGAAGTTTATTTAAGACTTTGCTCAAAATATAATTAATGGAGACCAATAAAATCCCAGGATATGATGTGCACTTACAACAAGTGTGTCAGAATTCACCAAGATTTTAAACATAAGTATTTCACATTTGAACTGTAATTGGCAACACGATCATTAAAAGGCAATGTTGCCAATCACTTCTTGTAGCATCTTATGCTAAACACTTTCCCAATGCAATTATACAATCTTACCAATGCTGAAAACACTAAGTGCTTGGTTCAAATCTTAAAATGAATAAAGATCCCTTTAATAAGACATTCAAATGGTACTGAAAAGGTTAAACAAACATGATACTATTGTATAAAGTGCCTTCATTTCTATCAGTTTAAGGGGGTTATGAAAAAGATCTAAGGGAGTGATAGTAAGACCAATATTTTGGGTTTGAGCCATTATTCAGCAAAGCCCTGATTCAAAACACCTGccgtaaaaaatgttttggtcagATAGTAATGAAAGTGTCCCCTGTACattcacaaaatgtatattAAGTTCTCAtcagtgttaaaaaaatattagcagTAGTCTTGTACGATCTTTGGGGTTTACCCAAAACTGTGTTTTTGTAAACATCTTATCTATCATAATATGCAGAGACAACTATAAGCATTATTGTGTGATAACGCAATGCTGGTTCAACTAGTGGTAActtttgtttcaattttttGCAAACTGATCTGGTGATATCCAGTGGTACAAAAATGACATGCTGCACTGTTAAGACTGTAGCTTGCCTAAAAACAAAGTTGGC
This window of the Paramisgurnus dabryanus chromosome 10, PD_genome_1.1, whole genome shotgun sequence genome carries:
- the morn3 gene encoding MORN repeat-containing protein 3 — protein: MPFLKKPRTTEPPVKQWDKKAQKCGLLHTVYSANGDRYRGEWLDNKKHGNGMQVWKKTGIIYDGEWSFGKRHGYGVLTKFHREQKEYVRVYAGGWQNDKKEGVGTYFYSPLAFYEGHWSKDQRAGWGRMQYENGEVYEGEWLKDKHDGQGVLLLANGNRYEGAWRDGKKNGHGKFFYLDRGQLYEGLWVDGVAKSGTLSDFGRETALNPTMYPIPKVCLIDAQSVLMEAQSNLTEDEGKSTTGTFP